The Leptospira stimsonii genome has a window encoding:
- a CDS encoding AlbA family DNA-binding domain-containing protein, which yields MNDEYFTRFLFESESDSLDFKRDQYKFTNASDEEKSKLLKDILAMANSWRQIDGYIVLGVLDKAEKPNELFGITEHIDDAKFQQFVTGKVNRICNFQYKTYSFENKTFGIFKIPVQTRPIYLNKDYGTLKKNIVYVRRGSSTAEANLEEISLRGNSLHYGRKLPELDINIFKREGDPNLNKSISYSTKMLKISDKIPDFVIRSDSLYSFSMHSNEDYFRDVVEYFNFSMAYASLKIQIENKGDIEAKNLKIELSILDTDIDIIQDGDEPGEPTQDSMQKALSLSKAISLSDINIVRKANKIIIYSSIETLHAKRNLDLSGVIYINPRRKRKLIIESKLYCDGLEVPFLHNLEIIFEHDEIEVTWEDFKKVHFKKKS from the coding sequence ATGAACGATGAATATTTTACTCGCTTTTTATTTGAATCAGAAAGCGATTCTTTAGATTTCAAAAGAGATCAGTATAAATTTACAAATGCTTCGGACGAGGAAAAATCTAAATTACTTAAAGACATTTTAGCTATGGCCAATTCTTGGAGGCAAATTGACGGTTATATTGTATTAGGAGTATTAGATAAAGCAGAAAAGCCTAATGAGCTATTTGGAATTACCGAGCATATTGATGATGCAAAATTTCAGCAATTTGTAACTGGAAAAGTAAACCGAATTTGTAATTTTCAATACAAAACCTATTCTTTTGAAAATAAGACCTTTGGAATATTTAAAATCCCAGTTCAAACGAGGCCAATTTATCTAAATAAGGATTATGGAACATTAAAGAAAAATATTGTTTATGTTCGACGAGGGTCATCCACTGCGGAGGCTAATCTTGAAGAAATTAGCTTAAGGGGGAATTCACTGCATTACGGAAGAAAACTCCCGGAATTGGATATTAATATTTTTAAGCGTGAAGGGGACCCGAATTTAAATAAGTCAATATCATATTCCACAAAAATGCTTAAGATATCTGATAAAATTCCGGATTTCGTAATCAGATCGGATTCGTTATACTCATTTTCAATGCATTCGAACGAAGATTACTTTAGAGATGTAGTTGAGTATTTTAATTTTTCAATGGCTTATGCATCTTTAAAAATTCAGATTGAAAATAAGGGCGATATCGAGGCGAAAAATTTAAAGATCGAACTTTCAATTCTTGATACAGATATAGATATAATTCAGGATGGTGACGAGCCTGGAGAGCCAACTCAAGATTCAATGCAAAAAGCACTGAGCTTGAGTAAGGCAATTTCTCTAAGTGATATAAATATAGTTAGGAAAGCTAATAAAATAATCATTTACTCTTCAATTGAAACGCTTCATGCAAAAAGGAATCTTGATCTTTCTGGTGTTATATATATCAACCCTCGTCGCAAAAGAAAATTAATAATAGAATCTAAGTTATATTGCGATGGATTGGAAGTTCCTTTCTTACATAATCTGGAGATCATATTTGAACATGACGAAATAGAAGTAACATGGGAAGATTTTAAGAAGGTGCATTTTAAAAAGAAATCTTAA
- a CDS encoding SIR2 family protein, with protein sequence MAKRRDVLTCKKIMIDEVFILGAGFSHSYCKDLMPLTDDLVNFVLFDHGNSEKSEFYRLTEFIKDFFSPDSEKVNFEKLATFLLSNPFQSSGETVETYRELYIGLLSLIAGIYGNPTIHQKEDGFENRKILEKFSKRIKESKTPIISFNYDTIIEHFLLKDDDWDLATGYSLPVYDFLTNEKHNRDLRKNNTRLLKLHGSLNWGIPPEEIYNQTVEKIYLSKYQPDMPIHENYISGYFNEPYKLYPFIIPPVSGKTYKSKIIRNLWHQAKYAIMTAKQIHIIGYSLPESDTLVEFLFRAGAGIPPEPNRKKIRVVAPSFTEIQKLRFEKVFQTEKHKHDIQFINLDAMEYLSTFEN encoded by the coding sequence ACTTGGAGCTGGTTTTAGCCATTCTTATTGCAAAGATCTAATGCCACTTACTGATGATCTTGTTAACTTTGTACTTTTTGATCATGGGAATTCTGAAAAATCTGAATTCTATCGCTTAACCGAATTTATAAAAGATTTTTTCAGCCCTGATTCTGAAAAAGTTAATTTTGAAAAGCTCGCAACTTTTCTACTTTCAAATCCATTTCAATCTTCCGGAGAAACTGTAGAAACTTATCGAGAGCTATATATAGGCTTATTATCATTAATTGCTGGTATTTACGGAAATCCGACGATTCATCAGAAAGAAGATGGTTTCGAGAATAGGAAAATTTTAGAAAAATTTTCTAAAAGAATTAAGGAAAGCAAAACTCCAATAATTAGTTTTAACTACGATACTATTATCGAACATTTCTTACTGAAAGATGACGACTGGGATTTGGCTACTGGTTATTCTCTTCCAGTATATGATTTCTTGACGAACGAAAAGCATAACCGAGATCTTAGAAAGAATAATACAAGATTATTGAAACTTCACGGTTCCTTGAATTGGGGAATACCCCCAGAGGAAATTTATAATCAGACTGTTGAGAAAATTTATCTTAGTAAATATCAACCAGATATGCCTATACATGAAAATTATATATCAGGTTATTTTAACGAGCCATATAAGCTATATCCTTTCATAATTCCACCTGTATCTGGTAAAACGTATAAAAGTAAAATAATTAGAAATTTATGGCATCAAGCAAAATATGCAATTATGACTGCAAAGCAAATACATATAATTGGATATTCTCTTCCAGAGTCAGATACTTTAGTTGAATTTCTTTTTAGAGCAGGCGCAGGAATCCCTCCTGAACCAAATCGAAAGAAAATAAGAGTTGTTGCTCCAAGTTTTACAGAAATTCAAAAGCTAAGATTTGAAAAAGTTTTTCAGACAGAAAAACATAAACACGATATTCAGTTCATAAATTTGGATGCGATGGAATATTTATCAACTTTTGAAAATTAG